From Streptomyces sp. TLI_235, a single genomic window includes:
- a CDS encoding 4Fe-4S single cluster protein yields MTTYTVPAVVAELLSGDTPVVLFGAGDLGVMAHYALTRLGVRVTCFSDGRAVKHGTTVRGLEVRAPEQLAELPGDTHVFLCGNYLESMTDRLRGMGFTRIHTCVDLLDGFDFTGSDTGMEPVFIERKIALHKRECLKAEERASEALVLKYLDVVVTEACSMKCQDCSNLMQYYTKPKHSDLDLLESAVDRIMDSIDGIYEFRVLGGEPFVNPRVHRVIDKLTGYEGVEKVVVYTNATIVPRGENLECLKNDKVVVDITNYGTHSRKHDELIEVLDAHGIANLSKIPVWTDSGRIKFVERSAEELDDMFQNCCVNDVLTLLNGKLYRCPFSANGTNLGAVPETSADVVDLTGDRAGAELRADIRRLYGRSTHLTACSFCNGRDYRTPRIEPAIQTRRPLPLV; encoded by the coding sequence ATGACCACATACACCGTCCCCGCCGTGGTGGCCGAACTGCTCTCCGGCGACACGCCGGTGGTGCTCTTCGGCGCCGGCGACCTGGGCGTCATGGCGCACTACGCGCTCACCCGGCTCGGCGTGCGGGTGACCTGCTTCTCCGACGGCCGCGCCGTCAAGCACGGGACCACCGTCCGCGGCCTGGAGGTCCGGGCGCCCGAGCAGCTGGCCGAACTCCCCGGCGACACCCATGTGTTCCTCTGCGGGAACTACCTGGAGTCGATGACCGACCGGCTCCGCGGGATGGGCTTCACCCGCATCCACACCTGCGTGGACCTGCTCGACGGCTTCGACTTCACCGGCTCGGACACCGGGATGGAGCCGGTCTTCATCGAACGGAAGATCGCGCTGCACAAGCGCGAGTGTCTCAAGGCCGAGGAGCGCGCCTCCGAGGCCCTGGTGCTGAAGTACCTCGACGTCGTGGTGACCGAGGCCTGCTCGATGAAGTGCCAGGACTGCTCCAACCTGATGCAGTACTACACCAAGCCGAAGCACAGCGACCTCGACCTGCTGGAGAGCGCGGTCGACCGGATCATGGACAGCATCGACGGGATCTACGAGTTCCGGGTGCTCGGCGGCGAACCCTTCGTCAACCCCCGCGTGCACCGGGTGATCGACAAGCTCACCGGGTACGAGGGCGTCGAGAAGGTCGTGGTGTACACCAACGCCACGATCGTCCCGCGCGGCGAGAACCTCGAGTGCCTGAAGAACGACAAGGTCGTCGTCGACATCACCAACTACGGCACCCACTCGCGGAAGCACGACGAACTCATCGAGGTGCTCGACGCGCACGGCATCGCCAACCTCAGCAAGATCCCGGTGTGGACCGACTCGGGGCGGATCAAGTTCGTCGAGCGCAGCGCCGAGGAGCTCGACGACATGTTCCAGAACTGCTGCGTCAACGACGTCCTGACCCTGCTGAACGGCAAGCTGTACCGCTGCCCGTTCTCCGCCAACGGCACCAACCTCGGTGCCGTCCCTGAGACGTCGGCCGACGTCGTCGATCTGACCGGCGACCGCGCCGGCGCCGAACTGCGGGCCGACATCCGTCGCCTCTACGGGCGGTCGACGCACCTCACCGCCTGCTCCTTCTGCAACGGCCGCGACTACCGGACCCCGCGGATCGAGCCGGCGATCCAGACCCGCAGGCCGCTCCCGCTGGTATGA
- a CDS encoding UDP:flavonoid glycosyltransferase YjiC (YdhE family) → MRIAVFPIDAIGHVNPLLAVVTALAAHDGVTEVRSFGSPVLAPSFTEAGARHVPIELGADPRPAPPSLSDLAYKSFVRPTSVIAEHLDRAKEFAPHAVLYDVFSVHGALAARALGVPSASLVTFPGYGALGEDFVAHHGAPHPELDAANEHYRRLTGADLLGEGHLPVLFPSDDLSIVTAVESLAREPDSTTPNLLALLARSTGVSEYVGPSVGRARFRPPPAVLPRQRRTPRFDPDFPYGRLTRARKDGRSIVLFSLGTVLTDFRFHSPVGGAATGRDFLLRMLGHLVTVFADRPDVLVVAATGSVLAEADEPDWPDNFVVRAFLPQLELLESHADVFITHHGMNSTTESILAGVPMVSLPGAGDQITNAEIATANGAAVAYWDLRDPFATVTAETLGRAVDEALHDPAHRAVCSRLAETMAAAGGPARAAGLVVALGARTAGR, encoded by the coding sequence ATGAGGATCGCCGTCTTCCCGATCGACGCGATCGGGCACGTCAACCCGCTGCTCGCCGTCGTCACCGCGCTCGCCGCCCACGACGGGGTCACCGAGGTGCGCAGCTTCGGCTCGCCCGTACTGGCCCCGTCGTTCACGGAGGCCGGGGCGCGGCACGTCCCGATCGAGCTCGGCGCCGACCCCCGGCCGGCGCCGCCCTCGCTCTCCGACCTGGCGTACAAGAGCTTCGTCCGGCCGACCTCCGTGATCGCCGAACACCTCGACCGGGCGAAGGAGTTCGCACCGCACGCGGTGCTGTACGACGTCTTCTCGGTGCACGGCGCGCTCGCGGCCCGTGCACTCGGCGTCCCCTCGGCGTCGCTGGTCACCTTCCCCGGCTACGGGGCGCTGGGCGAGGACTTCGTCGCCCACCACGGCGCCCCGCACCCCGAACTGGACGCGGCCAACGAGCACTACCGGCGGCTCACCGGCGCGGACCTGCTCGGCGAGGGACACCTCCCCGTGCTCTTCCCCTCGGACGACCTCTCGATCGTCACGGCGGTCGAGTCGCTCGCCCGCGAGCCCGACAGCACCACCCCGAACCTGCTGGCCCTGCTGGCGCGCTCCACCGGGGTCAGCGAGTACGTCGGCCCGTCCGTCGGCCGGGCCCGGTTCCGGCCGCCGCCGGCGGTACTCCCGCGGCAGCGCCGCACCCCGCGGTTCGACCCGGACTTCCCCTACGGGCGGCTGACGAGGGCCAGGAAGGACGGCCGGAGCATCGTGCTGTTCTCCCTCGGCACCGTGCTCACCGACTTCCGGTTCCACTCTCCGGTCGGCGGCGCCGCCACCGGCCGGGACTTCCTGCTGCGGATGCTCGGCCACCTGGTCACCGTCTTCGCCGACCGGCCGGACGTGCTCGTGGTGGCGGCGACCGGCTCGGTCCTGGCCGAGGCGGACGAGCCCGACTGGCCGGACAACTTCGTGGTCCGGGCCTTCCTGCCGCAGCTGGAACTCCTCGAGTCCCACGCGGACGTCTTCATCACCCACCACGGGATGAACTCCACCACCGAGAGCATCCTCGCGGGCGTTCCGATGGTGTCGCTGCCCGGCGCCGGCGACCAGATCACCAACGCGGAGATCGCCACCGCGAACGGGGCCGCCGTCGCGTACTGGGACCTCCGCGACCCGTTCGCCACCGTCACGGCCGAGACGCTCGGGCGGGCCGTCGACGAGGCCCTGCACGACCCCGCACACCGGGCGGTCTGCAGCCGGCTGGCCGAGACCATGGCGGCCGCGGGCGGCCCCGCCCGGGCCGCCGGGCTCGTGGTCGCGCTCGGCGCACGGACGGCCGGCCGCTGA
- a CDS encoding condensation domain-containing protein — MSTGPVPLSHSQQRFLLDEGLAPGQDDNQVVLPYLLTGPVDPAALAAAFDDVVRRHPGLRSVFRWDGDLGPVQEVLPFDPVRTPLVATPVADPSRPVAETAAALCADWWRQPFDLEEEPPLRARLGRLDDERWLLCLSLHHIVFDGRSEQVLLDDLGAAYAARAAGRQPDLPPVPGFHDYARWEAQHVAAWKERDLPFWRDMLGGECPRLLPAAAQEQAPRRDHEVVLDPAAVEGVLAAVREARALPLAAVLCGTAHGLERAFGADRLHLATISSGRFERAFHSVVGCFVNPIVLPMAADGREPAEFVRATGRAVFQGLRHARTPFDEVVRAVRPGGAQDELWSAMVAFQLPTPGGRFGGDGIGYRPVRVAAPRAGAGLLVEVEPSADGAWSVAARWREDLVAEAAGRRVVEGLAEFLTTLA, encoded by the coding sequence ATGAGCACCGGGCCCGTCCCGCTGTCGCACAGCCAGCAGCGGTTCCTGCTGGACGAGGGCCTCGCCCCGGGGCAGGACGACAACCAGGTGGTGCTGCCCTACCTGCTGACCGGGCCGGTCGACCCGGCCGCGCTCGCCGCGGCCTTCGACGACGTTGTCCGGCGGCACCCCGGGCTGCGCAGCGTGTTCCGCTGGGACGGCGACCTGGGCCCCGTGCAGGAGGTGCTGCCCTTCGACCCGGTGCGCACCCCGCTGGTCGCGACGCCCGTCGCGGACCCTTCCCGGCCGGTGGCGGAGACCGCCGCGGCCCTGTGCGCCGACTGGTGGCGGCAGCCGTTCGACCTGGAGGAGGAACCGCCGCTGCGGGCCCGCCTCGGCCGGCTGGACGACGAACGGTGGCTGCTCTGCCTGAGCCTGCACCACATCGTCTTCGACGGCCGGTCGGAGCAGGTGCTGCTGGACGACCTGGGCGCGGCCTACGCGGCCCGGGCCGCGGGCCGGCAGCCGGACCTCCCGCCCGTGCCGGGCTTCCACGACTACGCCCGCTGGGAGGCGCAGCACGTCGCGGCGTGGAAGGAGCGCGACCTGCCGTTCTGGCGGGACATGCTGGGCGGGGAGTGCCCGCGGCTGCTGCCGGCCGCCGCGCAGGAGCAGGCGCCGCGCCGGGACCACGAGGTGGTCCTGGACCCCGCCGCGGTCGAGGGGGTGCTGGCGGCCGTCCGGGAGGCCCGGGCCCTCCCGCTGGCGGCGGTGCTCTGCGGCACGGCGCACGGCCTGGAGCGCGCGTTCGGTGCGGACCGGCTGCACCTGGCCACGATCTCGTCCGGACGTTTCGAGCGGGCCTTCCACTCCGTGGTGGGGTGCTTCGTCAATCCGATCGTGCTGCCGATGGCGGCCGACGGGCGGGAGCCGGCGGAGTTCGTCCGCGCGACCGGGCGGGCGGTGTTCCAGGGGCTGCGGCACGCCCGTACCCCGTTCGACGAGGTCGTCCGGGCGGTGCGACCCGGCGGGGCACAGGACGAGCTGTGGAGTGCGATGGTGGCGTTCCAGTTGCCGACGCCGGGCGGGCGGTTCGGCGGGGACGGGATCGGCTACCGGCCGGTGCGGGTGGCCGCACCCCGGGCCGGCGCGGGGCTGCTGGTGGAGGTGGAGCCGTCGGCGGACGGCGCCTGGTCGGTGGCCGCCCGCTGGCGGGAGGACCTCGTCGCGGAGGCCGCCGGGCGCCGGGTGGTCGAGGGGCTGGCGGAGTTCCTGACGACGCTGGCCTGA
- a CDS encoding amino acid adenylation domain-containing protein, which translates to MRDIVTAVEEAVVRHPDLPALRIDGRDVSYAELWEGSSAVAARLGPQPGRVGLRFDKSLHTYTAYLGILRSGGAVLPISPRWPESRVADIVREARPALLLADSAEPVPAEAAGVRQVRLADLPAAGPVAGGDRPPEGEAYLIYTSGSTGRPKGVPVTHAALAGYLGHVVDLYELGPGARVAQAADLSFDASVFEILASWASGATLVVAGFRAWLSPVRFLAEHAITHLDTVPSVIALARRTRALKPGSLPDLRWSMFSGEQLTFEAAAAWKAAAPHGVIENNYGPTELAGVCANHRLPDDPADWLPTGNGTVPIGAVYPHLESVLVGPDGRPADEGELCVRGVQRFPGYVDPAANAGRFFREDGGFVVVRGAPRPDDWYRTGDRVRREHGALVHLGRVDRQVKLRGYRVELDEVEAAVRSHPAVREAAVLVADAQLVAVYAADADGPASAELRGHVAARLPDYMVPVTWRRVDRLPTNQNGKLDRTALEGR; encoded by the coding sequence ATGCGCGACATCGTCACCGCGGTCGAGGAGGCGGTGGTCCGCCACCCCGACCTGCCGGCCCTGCGGATCGACGGCCGGGACGTCTCCTACGCGGAGCTGTGGGAGGGCTCGTCGGCGGTCGCCGCCCGGCTCGGCCCGCAACCGGGCCGAGTGGGCCTGCGATTCGACAAGTCCCTGCACACCTACACGGCCTATCTCGGCATCCTCCGCAGCGGCGGGGCCGTGCTGCCGATCAGCCCGCGCTGGCCGGAGAGCCGGGTGGCCGACATCGTGCGGGAGGCCCGCCCCGCCCTGCTGCTGGCGGACTCGGCCGAGCCGGTGCCCGCCGAGGCCGCGGGCGTCCGGCAGGTCCGGCTTGCGGACCTGCCCGCCGCCGGCCCGGTGGCCGGCGGCGACCGGCCGCCGGAGGGCGAGGCGTACCTGATCTACACCTCGGGGTCGACCGGCAGGCCGAAGGGCGTGCCGGTCACGCACGCCGCTCTCGCCGGCTACCTCGGCCACGTGGTCGACCTGTACGAACTCGGGCCGGGGGCGCGGGTGGCGCAGGCCGCCGACCTGTCCTTCGACGCCTCGGTGTTCGAGATCCTGGCGTCCTGGGCGTCCGGCGCCACGCTGGTGGTCGCCGGGTTCCGGGCCTGGCTGAGCCCGGTGCGGTTCCTGGCCGAGCACGCGATCACCCACCTGGACACCGTCCCCTCGGTGATCGCGCTGGCCCGCCGTACCAGGGCGCTGAAACCCGGGTCGCTGCCGGACCTGCGCTGGAGCATGTTCAGCGGCGAGCAGCTGACCTTCGAGGCCGCGGCGGCCTGGAAGGCGGCCGCGCCGCACGGCGTGATCGAGAACAACTACGGGCCGACCGAGCTGGCGGGCGTCTGCGCGAACCACCGCCTCCCGGACGACCCGGCCGACTGGCTGCCGACCGGCAACGGCACGGTGCCCATCGGCGCCGTCTACCCGCACCTGGAGTCGGTGCTGGTCGGCCCGGACGGCCGGCCGGCCGACGAGGGCGAACTCTGTGTCCGCGGCGTCCAGCGGTTCCCCGGGTACGTCGACCCGGCGGCCAACGCCGGCCGGTTCTTCCGTGAGGACGGCGGGTTCGTGGTGGTGCGGGGCGCGCCCCGGCCGGACGACTGGTACCGCACCGGGGACCGGGTCCGCCGGGAGCACGGGGCGCTGGTGCACCTCGGCCGGGTCGACCGGCAGGTCAAGCTGCGCGGGTACCGGGTGGAGCTGGACGAGGTCGAGGCCGCCGTGCGCAGCCACCCGGCGGTCCGCGAGGCGGCCGTCCTGGTCGCCGACGCACAGTTGGTGGCGGTGTACGCCGCGGACGCCGACGGGCCGGCCTCGGCCGAGCTGCGCGGGCACGTCGCGGCCCGGCTGCCGGACTACATGGTTCCGGTCACCTGGCGCCGGGTGGACCGGCTGCCGACCAATCAGAACGGCAAGCTGGACCGTACCGCGCTGGAGGGCCGATGA
- a CDS encoding putative MFS family arabinose efflux permease, whose amino-acid sequence MKLAQAFQPFTHRQFRYQYAGFSISVLGNMVSLVALTVGLLQATGSGATAGIALGASTVPLVVFVLLGGVWADRLPRHHVMAAMDTVRAAVQFGVAAMVLLDRVNLVLLIVLQVLFGTAQAFHLPASSGLTRFTVPAERMQQANSLLSFTRSVSGVVGPLVAGLLISTVGAGWALALDGASFLVGAFCATRIRLPQTARRSDGSTFGELARGFRLVRGTPWIWTSLTGFMATHVAVAVFMVVGPILALQEKSGALSWAVVVAALGAGDVLGDLVLLRFQPARPMLAARLAELLLVPALLLVAAGAPAAVQAAALALAGAGMTAADSLWLTTMQQHVPDDALSKVSSYDWLSSSALRPVGYALGAVAASVGVAASLGVLALLVAVPRVVSLGYPSVRRLQARTEALVS is encoded by the coding sequence ATGAAACTGGCCCAGGCCTTCCAGCCGTTCACGCACCGTCAGTTCCGCTACCAGTACGCCGGCTTCTCCATCTCCGTCCTGGGGAACATGGTGAGCCTGGTCGCGCTGACCGTCGGACTGCTCCAGGCGACCGGCTCGGGCGCCACCGCCGGTATCGCGCTCGGCGCGAGCACCGTGCCGCTGGTGGTCTTCGTGCTGCTCGGCGGCGTGTGGGCGGACCGCCTGCCGCGCCACCACGTGATGGCCGCCATGGACACGGTGCGGGCCGCGGTGCAGTTCGGCGTCGCGGCGATGGTGCTGCTCGACCGGGTGAACCTGGTGCTGCTGATCGTCCTGCAGGTGCTCTTCGGCACCGCCCAGGCCTTCCACCTGCCGGCCTCCTCCGGGCTGACCAGATTCACCGTGCCCGCCGAACGGATGCAGCAGGCCAACAGCCTGCTGTCGTTCACCCGCAGTGTGTCCGGGGTGGTCGGGCCGCTCGTCGCCGGGCTGCTGATCTCGACCGTCGGCGCAGGCTGGGCGCTCGCCCTGGACGGCGCCTCCTTCCTGGTCGGCGCGTTCTGCGCGACCAGGATCCGACTCCCGCAGACCGCCCGGCGCTCGGACGGCTCGACCTTCGGTGAACTGGCCAGGGGCTTCCGCCTGGTGCGCGGCACCCCGTGGATCTGGACCAGCCTCACCGGTTTCATGGCCACCCATGTCGCGGTCGCCGTCTTCATGGTGGTCGGTCCGATCCTGGCCCTGCAGGAGAAGTCCGGGGCGCTGAGCTGGGCGGTGGTCGTCGCCGCGCTGGGCGCCGGCGACGTCCTCGGCGACCTGGTGCTGCTCCGCTTCCAGCCCGCGCGCCCCATGCTGGCCGCGCGCCTGGCCGAACTGCTGCTGGTGCCCGCACTGCTGCTGGTCGCCGCCGGTGCACCGGCCGCCGTCCAGGCCGCGGCGCTGGCGCTGGCCGGCGCGGGCATGACGGCGGCGGACTCGCTGTGGCTCACCACCATGCAGCAGCACGTCCCGGACGACGCGCTGTCGAAGGTGTCGTCCTACGACTGGCTGAGCTCGTCCGCGCTGCGGCCGGTCGGCTACGCCCTGGGCGCGGTCGCGGCCTCCGTCGGGGTGGCGGCGAGCCTGGGCGTGCTGGCCCTGCTGGTCGCGGTGCCCCGGGTGGTCAGCCTCGGCTATCCGAGCGTGCGCCGGCTGCAGGCCCGCACCGAAGCCCTGGTGAGCTGA
- a CDS encoding phosphopantetheine binding protein: protein MESAVVDDVVRAEWCDVLDVESPSPDDDFFGLGGNSLLAVTLIERIEARLEIEIPLEDFFVDGRLATLLDGARSATAR, encoded by the coding sequence ATGGAAAGCGCTGTTGTCGACGATGTGGTGCGCGCGGAGTGGTGCGACGTGCTGGACGTCGAATCCCCCTCGCCGGACGACGACTTCTTCGGCCTCGGCGGCAACTCGCTGCTCGCCGTCACCCTGATCGAGCGGATCGAGGCGCGGCTGGAGATCGAGATCCCGCTGGAGGACTTCTTCGTCGACGGCCGCCTGGCGACCCTGCTCGACGGCGCCCGTTCCGCCACCGCGCGGTAG
- a CDS encoding acyl-CoA reductase-like NAD-dependent aldehyde dehydrogenase: MSTSSHTRQADSARDARSALTDPRTGRLREGFPISREQDVAARVEASRAAQRGWAALTPAVRSRRLLRLADRIEDRRSEYALAERAGTGKPLAEAEAEIVGAADVVRFYAGAARTEAVPAAGRRMDDRESWVRWEPLGVVAAIVPWNYPLMMAAWRFGPALAVGNSVLLKPAETTPDTALLLAADAAALLGEHVLSTLTGDRETGRLLVESPVDAVAFTGSTAGGLDVARRAGLRPVSLELGGNCPVLVMPDAPAHTYASLAAASTYNAGQSCAAPARVITLPENYARTVEGLSAAMSSLTAGIDFGPLNNPDQAARYDRLLGASAAGIRACGAVKPGAGEEDGYWRPAAVLADLPDDDPAVREEVFGPVLTVQQARDTEHAVRLANGLPQALAGSVWSTDTGTALELAAALDCGEAWVNCHLDQTPELPHGGRRGSGHGTDLSTLALGEYQRPKCVTVRLN, translated from the coding sequence ATGTCGACGAGTTCGCACACCCGTCAGGCCGATTCCGCCCGGGACGCCCGGAGCGCCCTCACCGATCCTCGAACAGGAAGACTCCGGGAGGGATTCCCGATCTCCCGCGAGCAGGACGTCGCCGCCCGCGTCGAGGCCTCCCGGGCCGCTCAGCGCGGCTGGGCGGCCCTCACCCCGGCCGTACGCTCGCGGCGCCTGCTGCGGCTGGCGGACCGGATCGAGGACCGCCGCTCGGAGTACGCCCTGGCCGAGCGGGCCGGCACGGGCAAGCCGCTCGCGGAGGCCGAGGCGGAGATCGTCGGCGCGGCCGACGTGGTGCGGTTCTACGCGGGTGCCGCGCGCACCGAGGCCGTCCCCGCCGCGGGCCGGCGGATGGACGACCGCGAGAGCTGGGTCCGCTGGGAGCCGCTCGGCGTGGTCGCCGCGATCGTGCCGTGGAACTACCCGCTGATGATGGCGGCGTGGCGGTTCGGGCCGGCCCTGGCGGTCGGCAACTCGGTGCTCCTCAAGCCCGCCGAGACCACCCCGGACACCGCGCTGCTGCTCGCCGCGGACGCCGCCGCACTCCTCGGCGAGCACGTGCTGAGCACCCTGACCGGGGACCGGGAGACCGGCCGACTGCTCGTGGAGAGCCCGGTGGACGCGGTCGCCTTCACCGGCAGCACCGCGGGCGGCCTGGACGTGGCCCGACGGGCCGGGCTCCGGCCGGTCAGCCTGGAGCTGGGCGGCAACTGCCCTGTCCTGGTGATGCCGGACGCGCCCGCCCACACGTACGCCTCGCTGGCCGCCGCCTCGACGTACAACGCGGGGCAGAGCTGCGCGGCGCCCGCCCGGGTCATCACCCTGCCGGAGAACTACGCCCGCACGGTCGAGGGGCTCTCCGCGGCGATGTCCTCGCTCACCGCCGGGATCGACTTCGGTCCGCTGAACAACCCGGACCAGGCGGCCCGCTACGACCGGCTCCTCGGCGCCTCCGCCGCGGGGATCCGGGCCTGCGGCGCGGTCAAGCCGGGGGCCGGCGAGGAGGACGGGTACTGGCGTCCCGCGGCGGTCCTCGCGGACCTGCCGGACGACGACCCGGCGGTCCGGGAGGAGGTCTTCGGCCCGGTGCTCACCGTCCAGCAGGCCCGGGACACCGAGCACGCCGTCCGGCTGGCCAACGGCCTTCCGCAGGCCCTGGCCGGCAGCGTCTGGAGCACCGACACGGGCACCGCGCTGGAGCTCGCGGCGGCGCTGGACTGCGGCGAGGCGTGGGTCAACTGCCACCTGGACCAGACTCCGGAGCTGCCGCACGGCGGCCGGCGCGGGTCCGGCCACGGCACCGACCTGAGCACCCTGGCACTGGGCGAGTACCAGCGCCCCAAGTGCGTGACCGTACGACTGAATTGA
- a CDS encoding alpha-ketoglutarate-dependent taurine dioxygenase, whose translation MLASCFSEDEADEHCRLRRRLLSVDSELPPPAVGFPAAADGFLEAGADRLLHNLREYGLAVVHLDEPLTHDQFVALGALLGEAIPETDDAVQPYVEDGIVLNLVADAGRTQDVSLQPFATGPLSLHSEGSGRSAADQPRYIVLMCEEPGSGESAATVLVPMAAVADRLSAEDAVLLAATRYEGRPGVPTVARREDGRTVYSFRDFQRDPLHWVCDAPEAHPDTVNRAIRRLLAGMYAPRQAYGVPWTRGLLVVIDNTWFFHGRTAGAVGPVGRPRHLKRLRIR comes from the coding sequence GTGCTCGCTAGTTGTTTTTCCGAGGACGAGGCCGACGAGCACTGTCGCCTTCGACGCCGACTCCTCTCCGTCGATTCCGAGCTCCCGCCGCCGGCGGTGGGCTTTCCGGCCGCGGCCGACGGCTTCCTCGAGGCCGGCGCCGACCGGCTGCTGCACAACCTCCGGGAGTACGGCCTCGCCGTCGTGCACCTGGACGAACCACTGACGCACGATCAGTTCGTTGCTCTGGGTGCCCTCCTGGGCGAGGCGATACCCGAGACCGACGACGCGGTGCAGCCCTACGTCGAGGACGGCATCGTCCTCAACCTGGTGGCCGACGCGGGCCGGACGCAGGACGTCTCGCTCCAGCCCTTCGCCACCGGACCGCTCTCGCTGCACAGCGAGGGCAGCGGCCGCAGCGCCGCCGACCAGCCCCGGTACATCGTCCTGATGTGCGAGGAACCCGGCAGCGGCGAGTCCGCCGCCACGGTCCTCGTCCCGATGGCCGCGGTCGCCGACCGCCTCTCCGCCGAGGACGCCGTCCTGCTGGCCGCCACCCGCTACGAGGGCCGCCCGGGCGTGCCGACCGTGGCGCGCCGCGAGGACGGTCGCACGGTCTACTCCTTCCGCGACTTCCAGCGCGATCCGCTGCACTGGGTGTGCGACGCCCCCGAGGCCCACCCCGACACGGTCAACCGCGCCATCCGCCGCCTGCTCGCCGGGATGTACGCGCCGCGGCAGGCCTACGGCGTCCCCTGGACCCGCGGGCTCCTCGTCGTCATCGACAACACCTGGTTCTTCCACGGCCGGACCGCGGGCGCCGTCGGGCCGGTCGGCCGGCCGCGCCACCTCAAGCGGCTCCGGATCCGCTGA
- a CDS encoding aspartate/methionine/tyrosine aminotransferase, with protein MQLFATTPPARRIDVPTEARLAAAGAWQTPHDSGAFLSGVDQRTLEVYRRAVDPGDPIELRNLWLGRVETELGGPTTRQWQADLWRDSRVRREVTEEEVLGSRSTVRFVKELFNWYFRDDLYGELRDDARTMLSGGSVDELNWGLPEALKDCIRYALQRDWYGYSDSCGRIPAREAVAAYESARIAGTTYTAANVALTMGGTFAVSTLADYVLAGRSSDAAPALCATPNYPPLVEAIARRGNVRLVPLGTEGGVMELGPLIDALTPQTPFVLLQTAANPTGAAVDEEELARLIQTASPTTMIVLDECHEWLGETRTASVLRSAPNVIRVSSLSKNWSAPGIKVGWILADSSFIADYYEYASTSFGGPPSFFYTVVEVLARMERWMITGLTRPGADELREFESSYGLTLDRLRAAYDTYCADRRARESCLQLLRDAAGAELCRVGDVVRPRYSINTAVRFDRWDDSYLCFRDLLRSTGVSVYPGILNFCFSGGVARITTARAWEDLAPALRRIGAAVGEREAAGV; from the coding sequence ATGCAGCTGTTCGCCACCACGCCGCCGGCGCGCCGCATCGACGTGCCCACCGAGGCGCGCCTGGCTGCCGCCGGTGCGTGGCAGACCCCGCACGACAGCGGTGCCTTCCTGTCGGGTGTGGACCAGCGGACCCTGGAGGTCTACCGCAGAGCGGTCGACCCCGGTGACCCGATCGAACTCCGCAACCTCTGGCTCGGCCGGGTGGAGACCGAACTCGGCGGCCCCACCACCCGGCAGTGGCAGGCCGACCTGTGGCGCGACTCCCGCGTCCGCCGCGAGGTCACCGAGGAGGAGGTGCTCGGCTCGCGGTCGACCGTCCGCTTCGTCAAGGAACTCTTCAACTGGTACTTCCGTGACGACCTCTACGGCGAACTCCGTGACGACGCGCGGACGATGCTCTCCGGCGGCTCGGTCGACGAACTCAACTGGGGTCTCCCGGAGGCACTCAAGGACTGCATCAGGTACGCCCTGCAGCGCGACTGGTACGGCTACTCCGACTCCTGCGGACGCATCCCCGCCCGGGAGGCCGTCGCCGCCTACGAGAGCGCCCGGATCGCCGGCACCACCTACACCGCCGCCAACGTCGCACTCACCATGGGCGGCACCTTCGCGGTGAGCACCCTGGCCGACTACGTGCTCGCCGGCCGCTCCTCCGACGCGGCCCCCGCCCTGTGCGCCACCCCCAACTACCCGCCGCTCGTCGAGGCGATCGCCCGCCGCGGCAACGTCCGACTGGTGCCGCTCGGCACCGAGGGCGGGGTGATGGAACTCGGCCCGCTGATCGACGCCCTGACCCCGCAGACACCGTTCGTCCTGCTGCAGACCGCCGCCAACCCCACCGGCGCCGCCGTCGACGAGGAGGAACTGGCCCGGCTGATCCAGACCGCCTCGCCCACCACGATGATCGTGCTCGACGAGTGCCACGAGTGGCTCGGTGAGACCCGCACCGCCTCCGTCCTGCGCTCCGCTCCCAACGTCATCCGGGTGTCCAGCCTGTCGAAGAACTGGTCGGCACCGGGCATCAAGGTGGGCTGGATCCTCGCCGACAGCTCGTTCATCGCCGACTACTACGAGTACGCCTCCACCAGCTTCGGCGGCCCGCCCTCCTTCTTCTACACGGTGGTCGAGGTCCTGGCGCGGATGGAGCGCTGGATGATCACCGGCCTGACCCGGCCCGGCGCCGACGAACTCCGCGAGTTCGAGTCCTCCTACGGCCTCACCCTGGACCGGCTCCGCGCCGCCTACGACACCTACTGCGCCGACCGCCGGGCCCGCGAGTCCTGCCTGCAGCTGCTGCGCGACGCGGCCGGCGCCGAACTCTGCCGGGTCGGCGACGTCGTGCGGCCCCGGTACTCGATCAACACCGCAGTCCGCTTCGACCGGTGGGACGACTCCTACCTGTGCTTCCGGGACCTGCTCCGCAGCACCGGCGTGTCCGTCTACCCGGGCATCCTCAACTTCTGCTTCTCCGGCGGCGTCGCGCGCATCACCACGGCCCGCGCCTGGGAGGACCTGGCGCCCGCCCTGCGGCGGATCGGCGCGGCCGTCGGCGAGCGGGAGGCCGCCGGTGTCTGA